The Amycolatopsis sp. NBC_01480 genome segment ACGCGGAGTACCTCTTCTGGGTCGGCTGCGCCGGCGCGTTCGAGGACCGCGCGAAGAAGACCACCCGCGCGGTGGCCGAGCTGCTGCACATCGCGGGCGTGAAGTACACCGTGCTCGGCTCGGAGGAGTCGTGCACCGGTGACCCGGCGCGCCGCGCGGGCAACGAGTTCCTGTTCCAGATGCTCGCCCAGCAGAACGTCGAGGTGCTGAACTCGGTGTTCGAGGGCCGCGAACGCAAGGCGCGCAAGGTGGTCGTCACCTGTGCGCACTGCTTCAACACCCTCGCCAACGAATACCCGGAGCTGGGCGGCCAGTTCGACGTCGTGCACCACACGCAGCTGCTGAACCGCCTGGTGCGCGAGAAGTACCTGACGCCGGTGGCGCCCGTCGCCGAGGACGTCACCTACCACGACCCGTGTTACCTGGGCCGGCACAACAAGGTCTACGACGCGCCGCGTGAGCTCGTCGGGGCTTCGGGGGCCAAGCTGCGCGAAATGCCGCGGCACGGCGACCGGTCCATGTGCTGCGGCGCCGGCGGCGCGCGGATGTGGATGGAGGAGAAGATCGGCAAGCGGATCAACGTCGAGCGCGTGGACGAGGCGCTCGGCACCGCCCCGTCGAAGATCGCGACCGGCTGCCCGTTCTGCCGCGTGATGCTCACCGACGGCGTCACCGCGCGCCAGAGCGACGGCCTGGCGAGCGAACGGGTCGAGGTCGTCGACGTCGCGCAGCTGCTGCTCACCTCCGTGAAACGGAAGCCGGAGCCGGCGCTGGTGGCGGCGGGCGCGCCTTCACTGGAAGACGAGGCGGACGCGGACCTGACGGCTGAGCCCGCCGAGGAGACGGCGGACCCCTTGCCGGACAAGGAGTAACCCGGTCAACGGCCCCTTCACCTTGCGGAGGGGCCGTTCGGCTGTCCGGGACATTTGTCATGGCCCGATCGTGATCGACGGCCTGAGTGCGCGCGGTCGCGCGGCGGAACCATCAGGGGATGCCGAAACGGAAGATCGCGCTCGCCACCCTGGCCCTGCTCGCCCCGTTCGTCGCCGAGTTCCTGCTCGGTGACCAGTACCTGGCCGGTCCACCGGCGGTCGGGAAGCAGCTGGGCATGTACTCGATGTACGTCGCGCTGTACGGCTCGGGCGCGCTGCTGATCCGCGAGGTCGCGCGCCGCCGAGGCCTGGGCTGGCCGACGATCTTGGTGCTGGCGCTGGCTTTCGGCGTCGCCGAAGAGGGTCTGCTCACCGAAACGCTGTTCAACCCGCACTACCTCGGCCTCGATCTGCTCAGCCCGGGCCACATCCCGCTGCTCGGCCTCGGCGCACCGTGGACGGTGTACGTGCTGACGCTGCACGTGGTCTGGAGCATCGCCACCCCGATCGCGATCGCGGAGGCGTTTTTCGGCCGCTCGCCGTGGCTGCGAACGCCCGGCACGTGGGCGTGGAGCGTCCTGCTGGCGGTGGGCGCGGTGGGGACTTTCGCGGTGTCCTTCGGACTGGACGCCGCGCACTTCCTGGCCGCGCCGGGCCAGCTGGCCGGAGCGCTTGTTGTGGTGGTGGCGCTGATCCTGGTGGCGTTGCGCCTGCGCGCGCCGTCGCAGGGGCTTTCGGGCAACCCGTGGCTGGGCTTCGCGGTCGGGCTCGGGCTGAGCACCGCGTTCCAGGTGCTGAAAACGGGGCTCGGCACGTCGCCGTGGGTGCAGACCGGCTTGATGCTGGGTCTGGAGGCCGTGGCCGTCGCTTATGCGCTGAAGGTGCGCCCGCCCGCCTTCTCCCTGGCCGCGGGCGCCGCTGTCACCTACTGCTGGCTAGGCCTCGCCACCGCCGCCGACGCGGGTTCCGTCGCTCTCGCGGAGCAGAGCGTGCTCGTGGCGGGGACGCTCGTGTTACTTGGAAGCGCGACTAGGCGAAACATTCTGTTAACCCGTTCAAAGAAAGGTACGACCGTACCGGAATTCCGCCGGTAAACGGTTTCCGCAGCGCCTTGGTGCATATTCGCTGCACACTCGAACGCTGGGTGTCACATTCGATCCAAAGGACTGGACAACGGGCGTATCCTGGCTTTTCCTCGCGACCACCGCCGCCCGCGGGGTCGGAATTGAGCACGGGGAAAAGGGGAGCGCAGGATGGGCGGGCACCGGGAAGCACGACCGACCGGCCGTTCCGGCGCCCGGTTTCCCTCGGCCAAACAAGCGGACCGCCTGACGGGGGAAACCCCGGTGGTAACGGATTCCCCTGCCGCCGAACCGGTTCCTGTACCGCCTGGCGAGCCGGGTGTTTCCCAGCCTGCGAAGGAGCGGGATCTGCCCCGGGCCGCGAACCAGCGGGATGTTCCTGAGTCCGCGAGTTGGCAGGACTTCCGCTCGCCCTCGGCTCAGCGCGAGTCTTCGCAGCCCTCGAGCCCGCGAGACCTTCCCCAGCCGGCGAGTCGCCGGACCCGCCCCTCGCCCACGGTTCGGCAGGACTCTCCCCAGGCCTCGAGCCAGCGAGACCTTGCCCGTCCCGCGAGTCGGCAGGACCTGCCTTCGCCCACGGTTCGGCAAGACTCTTCCCAGCCCTCGGCTTCGGAGCCCACCTCCGCCGCTCCGGCCCCGAAGAGGGCTGTCGGCCGGGCAGGCGCGCGGTTCCCGAGCGCGAAGGTGACCGAGCGACTGGCCGAGCCGGAGTCCGAACTGGAGCCGGAACCCGTCCAGGGTCCCGTCGGCGCCCGCTTCCCCAGTGCCAAGGTCACCAAGCGACGAGCTAAATCCAAGCAAGGCAAGGCCGATCCAGCCAAGTCCAGCCCTGCCGATTCCGACGCGGCCCAACCGGAAGCCGACGCACCCGTCCACAGCCCGACCGGCGCCCGTTTCCCCGCCCCGCAACTCGCCGACCGGCTGAGCGGCGAGCCGGAGCCCGAGGCCGTCACTCGGGTGCGGGCGAAGTTCGCCAGTGCCGAGCTGGCCGAGCGCATGGCGGAGGTGCCCGAGCCGGATCACAGCACCGTCGGCCGTGCTGGAGCCCGTTTCCCCACTCCGAAAGCCGCCGATCGCTTCAGCGAAACCGAAAACCGGGATACCCCAACAGACGCGAGCGCGGACCAGACCCCCCAACCCGACCGGGCCGACGAGACCAACCCCACCGACGACCCCGACCGGACCGACTGGGCTGACGAAGCCGACCAGCCGGACTGGGCCGATTGGTCCGACCGGACCGACTGGGGCAGCCAGACCGACCCGACCGACCAGCCCGCCCCGGCCACCTGGACCGCTCAAACCAACCACTCTGGCCGCGCCGACTACCCCGGTCACGCCGACCGCACCGATGCCGCCTACTCCGGCACCCTCGGCGAAGGCACGGTCCGGCCGCACCTCCACTCGGATCCCACCGAGCCGCCGGACGAACTCGCGCCGGCGCCGGACTTCACTCACGGCCAGTGGGACGACTGGGCCGAAGAGCCGCCGTCCCAGCCTGGGCCGCGCACGCTCGTCCGCCCGTATGTCCTCACCCGGGGACGCACCCAGTCGCGGCGGCATCTCGCGATCGAGGCGCTCGTGTCGACCTGCGCGGGGGAGGCGCAGTGGGACGGGCCGCAGGTGAGCGGGGAATTCCGGTCCGTGCGGACGATGTGCTACTCCCCGCGCTCGGTCGCCGAGGTGGCCGCGACGCTGAGCGTGCCACTCGGCGTCGCACGCATCCTCCTCGACGACATGGCCGAGCTGGGCCTGGTCCGGATCCACGAAAACGATGGCGCAGCCGACGGCAGGCCGGCCCTGGAATTGATGGAACGAGTGCTCTCCGGCCTCCAGCGCCTCTGAACCACCGCTGAACCGCCACCGGAACCCGCCGCCGAACCCACGGCCAAACTCCACCCCCGCACCCCCGTCAACCCGCCCCAACCCGTTCACCCCGACTACGCTTCGCCGAGTGACCGAGGAAGAAGAAAAGGGCGGCGAGAGCACCCTCACCGTCCTGCTGGCCGGTGGGGTCAACCTGGCCATCGCGATCCTGAAGCTGGTCGCGGGCATCATCACCGGCTCCGGCGCGATGCTGTCGGAGGCCGCGCACTCAGTCGCCGACACGATCACCGAGGTCCTGCTGCTCACCGCGCTCAAGCGTTCAGAGCGCCCGGCCGACCGCATCCACCCCTTCGGTTACGGCAAGGAGCGCTACTTCTGGTCGCTGCTGGCCGCGGTCTCGATCTTCGCCTCGGGCGCGATGTTCGCGCTGTACGAGGGGTTCACCACGGTGTTCGGCGAGAACACCGAGCAGGAGAGCCCGATCGTCGGCTACGGCGTGCTGGCGGTGGCCTTCGTGCTCGAAGGCACGTCGTGGCTGCAGGCGATGAAGCAGGTGCGCAAGGAGGCGAAGGCCGAGAGCCGCTCGTTCTTCGGTTACCTGCGGATGATCGACGACCCCGCGCCCAAGACCGTGCTGTTCGAGGACTCCGCCGCGCTTGTCGGGCTGGTGCTCGCGTTCGCCGGCATCGGGCTGCACCAGCTCACCGGCTCGTCGGTCTGGGACGGCATTGCGTCGATCCTGATCGGGCTGCTGCTCGCCTGCGTCGCGTATCTGCTGGGGCGCACCAACCGCGGCCTGCTCATCGGGCGCCAGGCCGACCCGCGGATCGTGCGCGGGGTGCGTGATCACCTCGCCGCCGCGCCCGAAATCGAGGCGCTGGTGGACCTGCAGACCATGCTCATGGGCACCGACCAGGTCCTGGTGTGCGCCCGCGTCGACTTCGACGACGCGCTGGGCGCGGCCGACGTGGAACGCGCCTGCGTGCGCATGGCCGCCGAGCTGACCGAGGGGTTCCACGACGTCACCGAGGTGTTCATCGAGCCCGTGCCGCGCACCGACCCGAACCTGCGCGCGACGGTGCTGGCGCGTTACGGCGACCTCCGGGCGAACCCGGTCGAGGACTATCAGTAGCCGAAGTCCTGCGTCCAGTACCAGCCGGATTTGGTGACGCCCACGCCGAGTTTCGTCAGCGAGCAGTTCAGGATGTTCGCCCGGTGGCCGCTGGAGTTCATCCACATCTCCATCACCTGCGTGGCGCTGGTGGCGCCCTTCGCGATGTTCTCCGCGCCCGGCTTGCTGTAGCCGGCGTCGCGGATGCGCTCGTCGAAATGCACGCCCTCGGGGGTGTCGTGCGAGAAGTAGTCGCGGGCCGACATGTCGTCGCTGTGCTTCTGCGCGGCCGTGTCGAGGTGCGGCTCCTCGGCGACGGGGTCGCAGCCGGCGTCCGCGCGCTCGTTGTTGACCAGGCTCACGATCTGGCCCGCCAGCGAAGTGTCCGCCTTCGGCTGAGGCGTCGGCGTCGGGGTGCTGGGCGGCGAGGACGACGGAGTCGGGGCCTGCGACGAGGAAGGCGTCGGGGTCGGGCTGTCGGAGGTCGACGGGGCCGGCGCGGAACTCGTGCTC includes the following:
- a CDS encoding CAP domain-containing protein; translation: MWLHEPAGAATLSNVASGQPDLGGDATSGSFAKPPSPSTSSTPTSTSSAPAPSTSDSPTPTPSSSQAPTPSSSPPSTPTPTPQPKADTSLAGQIVSLVNNERADAGCDPVAEEPHLDTAAQKHSDDMSARDYFSHDTPEGVHFDERIRDAGYSKPGAENIAKGATSATQVMEMWMNSSGHRANILNCSLTKLGVGVTKSGWYWTQDFGY
- a CDS encoding DUF742 domain-containing protein; the protein is MTERLAEPESELEPEPVQGPVGARFPSAKVTKRRAKSKQGKADPAKSSPADSDAAQPEADAPVHSPTGARFPAPQLADRLSGEPEPEAVTRVRAKFASAELAERMAEVPEPDHSTVGRAGARFPTPKAADRFSETENRDTPTDASADQTPQPDRADETNPTDDPDRTDWADEADQPDWADWSDRTDWGSQTDPTDQPAPATWTAQTNHSGRADYPGHADRTDAAYSGTLGEGTVRPHLHSDPTEPPDELAPAPDFTHGQWDDWAEEPPSQPGPRTLVRPYVLTRGRTQSRRHLAIEALVSTCAGEAQWDGPQVSGEFRSVRTMCYSPRSVAEVAATLSVPLGVARILLDDMAELGLVRIHENDGAADGRPALELMERVLSGLQRL
- a CDS encoding cation diffusion facilitator family transporter; this encodes MTEEEEKGGESTLTVLLAGGVNLAIAILKLVAGIITGSGAMLSEAAHSVADTITEVLLLTALKRSERPADRIHPFGYGKERYFWSLLAAVSIFASGAMFALYEGFTTVFGENTEQESPIVGYGVLAVAFVLEGTSWLQAMKQVRKEAKAESRSFFGYLRMIDDPAPKTVLFEDSAALVGLVLAFAGIGLHQLTGSSVWDGIASILIGLLLACVAYLLGRTNRGLLIGRQADPRIVRGVRDHLAAAPEIEALVDLQTMLMGTDQVLVCARVDFDDALGAADVERACVRMAAELTEGFHDVTEVFIEPVPRTDPNLRATVLARYGDLRANPVEDYQ